The region GCTCCGGAATTAAGTCGGAGGGTTTCGAAACGTGAAAAGCCCCGGCGGCAATGAACAGAATATGGTCTGTCTTAACCATGCCGTACTTGGTGGTTACGGTGGTGCCCTCCACGATCGGCAGCAGGTCCCGCTGCACACCCTCACGGGAGACATCCGGCCCGCTCGTGCTCTTTTGACCGGCGATTTTATCGATCTCATCCAGAAAGATGATTCCGGACTGCTCTACCTGGTTGATCGCCTCGGCAATGACCTCATCCATGTCAATCAGCCTCTGGGTTTCATCCTGGAGGATCAGTTTGCGGGCATCCTTGAGCTTCATTTTTCTTTTCTTGACCTTACTGGGGAAGATGCCGGAGAACATCTCCTTGAAATTGATATCCATTTCCTCAAGGCCGACATTGGAAAAGACCTCAATCATGGGCATATTCCGTTCTTTCGACTCAAGCTCAATGACTTTTTCCTCGAATTTTCCAGCCCGCAGCTTCTCCCGTATTTTTTCCCGTGTGCCGGTCATCGAGAATGGAGCACCAGGCACTGAAAAACCCGGACCGGAGGCAGGTAACTCTTCTCCACTCTCAGGAGGAAACTGGCTTTCAGCACCAAATCCCTGGGGCTGAGGCTGCTGGGAAGGGGGGAGAAGAATGTCCAGAAGCCTTTCCTCGACCAGGGCTTCCGCCTTGTCCTTGACCTTGTCCCTGGCTTCAGATTTAACCATATTTACCGCCAGGTGAGTGAGGTCGCGGATCATGGATTCGACATCCCGGCCAACATAGCCGACCTCCGTATATTTGGAAGCCTCAACCTTCAGAAAAGGGGCATTGGCGAGCCGTGACAGTCTTCTGGCAATCTCGGTTTTGCCTACTCCGGTGGGACCAATCATGATAATATTTTTCGGAGCGATTTCATCGCGAAGATCCGGGGCGAGCTGCTGCCTCCGCCATCGGTTGCGCAGGGCAATGGCCACGGCCTTCTTGGCTGATTCCTGCCCGACAATATACTTACCCAGTTCGCTCACGATTTTTCTTGGAGTTAATGCATCTACGCTGAGCTCAATATCCATATTTTTACTTATTCTTCCTTGTTGCGTTTTTCTTAGATTTCCTCAATGGTTAAGAAGCTGTTCGTGTAAATACAAATAGAGCTGGTAATCTTCATGGCCTCCTCGACGATTTGTCTGGCTTCCATATCCGTGTGAAGCAGCAATGCTCTGGCTGCGGCCAAAGCATAAGCTCCCCCTGATCCGATGGCCATAATCCCCTCGGACGGCTCAATCACATCTCCTGACCCGGAAATAATAAAGAAGTGCTCTTTACTGGCCACGGACAGCATTGCCTCCAGCCTTCTCAACACCTTATCCATCCGCCACTCTTTGGCCAGCTCTACCGATGCCTTGGAAAGGTTGCCGCGGTATTCTTCCAGTTTGGCTTCCAGCTTTCCCAGCAGGGCAAAAGCATCCGCCGAGGTTCCGGCAAAACCGGCAACGATGGAATCCTTGTACATCTTGCGCACTTTTTTGGCGTTGGCTTTCATAATGGTCTGGCCGAAAGTCACCTGGCCATCACCAGCCATAACGACTTTTTCATTTCTCCGCACGCACAATATTGTGGTAGATCGTATTATCGGCTCATGCCGTTGCTCTGTCATGATCTTAAATTTCCTGTTTTTATGCTCTTCTATGCTTTAGGATGAGATTTATCATAAACCTGCATGAGGTGATCCAGGCTCAGGTGAGTATATTTCTGGGTGGTCGCAAGGCTGGCATGCCCCAGCATTTCCTGAATGCTCCGCAGGTCGACACCGGCATCGAGCAGATGCGTGGCAAAGGTGTGCCGAAACGAATGCGGACTGGCAGTATCGGATATTCCGTTTTCCCGAAAGTACTTCTTGCAGATTCTGGCCACACTGCGGCTCGATAATCGGGTTCCATATTTGTTAATAAACAGGGGAGTTAAATTTTTTTGTCCCATTTTCTGCTGAAATTCCCGTTTGCACGGGATGTATTCCCGCAGCGAAGATGCAGCCCTGGTTCCCAGCGGGACCACCCGCTCTTTCTTTCCTTTCCCCAGAACCCGGATCATCCGGCTGGCGAAATCAATGTGTTCTTCATTTAAAGCAGTAAGCTCAGACACTCTCAGTCCACAGGCATACAAAACCTCGAAGATGGTTTTATCTCTCAGTTCCCAAAAGCCGGGGGTAAGAGAGTCGAGAAGCCTGAATATTTCATCGATGGTCAGAAAAGAAGGTATCTTCACCCCCACCTTGGGCGATGAGAGAAGCACTACCCTGCTTTCTACCGGCATTCCTTCCCTGATGAGGTATTTATAGAAAGACTTGATAGCCGAGATTTTCCTTACAATGGTGGTTCTGGCAAGCTTTCGGTTGAAAAGCTGGTTCAGATATTCTCTCACCTGCGATAAATCGACTTTCTGAAGCTCTTGGTACAGATTATTGGTATCTTCTCCGTCCTGAATACCCAGAGCATGAAAAAACTGAAGCAGGTCGTTCCGGTAAGCCCGCAGAGTATGATTTGAATAGTTAAGCTCCACTTGGAGATAATTAAGAAATTCTTTCACTTTTCCATTCCAGACCTGGATCAAAAAGAGTTAACAGCTCCTTAGATTATAATCAAAAATTAAAAGTTAGCACTTTTTTTTTAAATTGTCAAGATCAGCAGTGGACTTCAGCGATTCAGAGAGTGGGTCGTCAGAACGAATATTCAGCGACCTGAATATCTATTGGGAAGGAAGTGCCAGACCGTTTCGAGAAGGTTCTGGCGATGGGGCCTGGAGGAGTCTACACCGGGAAAACCTATGGAGACTATCTGGCAGTATCACAGCAGTTTGCCAGGGCCATCTTTGAGGTATATCTGGAAGGCGACGGATCCATCAGGGTAAAGGCGTAATCAATTCCGTATTTCCTCGTCAGTTTATTGATAACCTGTCTTTTAATACTACGAAGAGTTGAATGTTCAACATGTTCGGGGTTAGAGCTCAGAAATGAGGGGAGAACCGAAAGCCTTTATTCTGGCTCCTGACTCCTGGATTCTCAAAAAAATTTTGAATTTTAAGCCACTTACAGTATATTATTTCAAAAGGGGGTGATGTCGAGAGAGGTAATATATGGCCTGGGAACCTTCTTGATGAATATCCCCGGCTCCTTCCTGACTACCGAATTAATAACCGCTGACCATCGGTCGATGTAACTTTAACTTGATTGATTAACCAGGAAATGGTGGAGGAGAAGCTATGAGAGACCTTAGCATGAAAAAGCTTTTCTCGATTTTGCTGGCAGCGTTCTGCATTCTTGTTTCGGCAGCAGGACTTGCCTCAGGGGCAGGACTGGCTGGCAGTGCCTGGCCTTGCAGAGGGCATGACGCCCGGCACACGGGGTGCAGTTCATATCGTGGATCACAAAGCGGCAGCGTAAAATGGAGTTATGAGGTCGGCAAGTGGATAGATTCTTCACCCTCTCTTGGTGCTGACGGTACGGTCTATGCGGGAAGTAATGATGGCAGAATCTATGCTCTCGATCCCAATGGCAAACTCAAGTGGGGCTTCCAGACCGTATCGAGTGTCAGCTCTTCACCCGCCGCAGCCGATGATGGCACGGTCTATGCCGGAAGTAATGACGGCAAAATTTATGCCCTCGATCCCAACGGCAGCCAGAAATGGGTCTATCGGACCGGAGGAGGAGTCCACTCCTCACCGGCTGTGGGCACTGACGGCACGATCTATGCCGGGAGCCTTGATTATAAGCTCTACGCCTTGAAACCGGATGGCACCCTGAAATGGAGCTATCCGACCGAAGGGGGAATCCATTCCTCACCGGCTGTCGGTCCTGATGGCACCATCTATGTCGGGAGTTATGACTATAGGCTGTATGCTGTTAATCCTGATGGTACCCTGAAATGGCGCTTTCCGACATCGTTTTATGTCTGCTCTTCACCCGCTGTCGGTGCTGATGGCACGATTTACGTCGGAGGCGGATGGTGGGGAGATGGAAAGGCGGACGGCAAAATCTATGCCATAAGGCCTGATGGCACTTCAAAATGGAGCTACCCGACTGGGGCTGATGTTTATTCCTCACCGGCCATCGGTCCTGACGGCACCATCTATGTCGGGAGCAATGATGGTCAGGTCTATGCCTTACGGCCTGACGGCACACTCAAGTGGGCCTGCAAAACCGGCGGTCCGGTCCATTCTTCACCGGCCGTTGGTGCAGACGGCACGGTTTATGTCGGCAGCGACGATGACAAAGTTTATGCCTTGAATCCTGAAGATGGCAGCGTCAAATGGAGCCACCAGACCGGCGGCGATATCTATTCCTCGCCAGCTATCGGTGCTGAGGGTGTGGTTTACATCGGCAGCCGGGATGGCAGGTTGTACGCCTTCGGCGACACTGTCTGCATGAGCAGCGCTCAGTGCGCCAGCGGGGAGTATTGCCGGAAAGAGGAAGGAATGTGTAATCAGTTGGGAATTTGCGCTCCCAGACCGCAAGAGTGCATCACGCTCTCCGATCCGGTCTGCGGGTGTGATGGTCATCCCTATTCCAGTTCCTGCGAGGCGGCTCAGCAGGGGGTGAGTGTGAATTATCGGGGAGCATGCTCATCGGGTGCTCCTTTCGACGCAACGCAAAGCCCCTGGCCGGTCAAGGGATACGATATCCGGCGCAGCGGCCAGAGCCCCTACCTCGGAGCCCAGACAAATAATCTCAAATGGAGCTCCCAGGCAGTCTACTCGATCGATTCTTCCCCGGCCATAGGAGCTGACGGCACGATCTATGCCGGAAGTTATGACGGGAAGGTTTATGCTTTTGACCCCAATAACGGCAGCCAGAAATGGGGCCTTCAGACCGGGGGCAGGATCATTTCTTCACCGGCCATAGCTGCCGATGGCACGATCTATGTCGGAACCGAGCATGGCCGGGTTTATGCCGTAAATCCCAACGGCAGCCAGAAGTGGGTATATTCCCTGCTTCCTCCCTATATCTCCCAACCGGGGCCTGCCATTTACTCCTCACCAGTTATCGGCGCTGACGGCACGGTCTATGTCGGGACCGGAGATGGCAAGGTTCTGGCCCTGAATCCGGACAGCAGTCTGAAGTGGTCGTTCAAGGCCGGTGACAAGGTCGATTCTTCCCCGGCCATAGGAGCTGACGACACGATCTATGTCGGCAGCTATGACCGCAGGCTCTATGCTCTGAAACCTGAGGACGGAACCCCGAAGTGGAGCTTTCTGGCCGGGGACCGGATCAGTTCCTCGCCAGCCGTCGGGACTGATGGAACAATCTATATCGGCAGCCTGGATGGCAGGTTTTACGCTGTCAGCCCGCAAAATGGCAGCCAGAAATGGGTTGTTCAGACCGGCGGAGGGATCTATTCCTCGCCAGCCATTGCTTCTGACGGGACAATTTACTTTGGAAGCAGCGACAGCAAGGTTTATGCTCTCCGGCCAAATGGCAGTCTGAAATGGAGTCATGCTGTCGGAGGCGCTGTCGATTCCTCCCCGGCCCTTGGATCTGACGGCACGGTGTATATCGGCTGCCGGGACGGCAATATCTTTGCACTCAACCCGCAGGATGGCAGCCAGAAATGGAGCTATCAGACCGGCGATACGGTCTTTTCCTCCCCGGCCATTGATGCCGATGGCACGGTCTATATCGGCAGCCGGGATGGCAGGCTCTATGCCTTCGGCAATCCATCCTGCACGGACAATACGCAGTGCTCATTTGGGGAGTATTGCCAGGTGAAAAGCGGCACCTGCCAGGGGAAGGGAACCTGTACCCGTCTGCCCTCTGCATGCCCTGAGTATTACGCTCCGGTCTGCGGATGCGACGGTGTGACCTATTCCAATTCATGCGAGGCGGCTGCCAGGGGAGTGAGCGTGGCCTCCGAGGGAGAGTGTTCGGCCTCCTCCTCCGGCGGGCTGGCCAAAAGCGCCTGGCCCGCCAAGGGGTATGATACCCGGCGCACCGGTCAGAGCCCCTATTCCGCTGCCCAGACCAACACCCTCAAATGGAGTCGCCCGACCGGCTACCAGGTTGATTCCTCACCAGCCATAGGGATTGACGGCACCATCTATGTGGGAAGCTCCGATGGAAAGATTTATGCTCTCGATCCCAACGGCAGCCAAAAGTGGGGCTATCAGACCGGGGGCAGGGTCATCTCCTCACCAGCCATAGCTGCTGACGGCACGGTCTATGTCGGCAGTGAAAACGGCCGGCTTTATGCCATGAATCCCAACGGCACCCAAAAGTGGGTTTACACCGTCCCCCCGACATCCGCCTACCAGCCGAACCCGCCGATTTACTCCTCCCCGGCCATTGGTGCTGACGGCACGGTCTATATCGGATGCACGGACGGCAGGATGCTGGCTGTCAATCCGGATGGCAAACAGAAGTGGACCTACAAGGCCGCAGACAGAATCGATTCTCCGCCAGCTATCGGCAGTGACGGCACGGTCTATGCCGGAAGCCATGACTGCAAACTCTATGCCTTCAGGCCTGAAGATGGCGGCCTGAAGTGGAGCTCTCCAACCGGGGACCGGATCACGTCCTCTCCAGCCATAGGGAGTGATGGAACGATCTATATCGGAAATTACGACGCCAGGGTCTATGCTTTTAATCCGGATGGCACCCTCAAGTGGACAAGCCGGACAGGATCATGGATATACTCCTCACCGGCCATCAGTGCTGACGGAACTATTTATATCGGCAGCACTGACGGCGCACTCTATGCGCTTTCCCCCCAGAACGGCGCCATCAAATGGATATATCAGACCGAAGGGCCGATTGCCTCGACTGCGGCCATTGGAGCTGACGGCACCATTTATTTCGGCAGCCATGATGACACTGTCTACGCGCTTAAGCCCGATGGCAGCCTGAAGTGGAAATACAAGACCGGGGATGATATCTATTCTTCGCCAGCCATAGGCTCTGACGGCACGGTTTATATCGGCAGCCGGGACACCAGAATCTATGCCTTCTCCGGCACCAGGGGATGCATCAATAATAGCCATTGCTCAGCCGGGGAGTTTTGTCTGAAAGAGGCGGGACAATGTGACCAGTCGGGAGTCTGCACTGCCCGGCCCCAGAATTGTATCATGCTGTATGATCCGGTCTGCGGATGCGACGGCCAGACGTATGGAAATTCCTGTGTAGCCCAGAGTCAGGGTATCAGCATAGATTACCGGGGAGCTTGCGCAGTCACTCAGACCGAAGAGTGTGATGGTCTTGACAATGACAAGGACGGACGGATTGACGAGGACCTCACGAGGCCATGCTCCACGGCTTGCGGCACAGGGACGGAAATTTGTCAGGCAGGCCAGTGGATTGGCTGTACCGCTCCGCAGCTTCAAACCTTTTATGCTGATGCTGACGGAGATGGCTACGGCAATGCATCCCGGAGCGTGCAGAACTGTGCTGCCGCTAACGGCTATGTTCTCGACAGGACTGATTGTGACGACAACGACAGAACCGTTCATCCCAATGCACAGGAAATCTCCTGTAACGGCAGGGATGATGACTGCCTGGGCGGGGACAACTGCGGCTACCAGCAATGCACGGAGCAGAATTCAGGAATGCTGGACATTGAAGGGACCAGGGGAACCATGGGGCAGGATGTCAGGATCCCGGTGAGGATCCAATCCGCACCTTCCGAGGTTTACTCCTTTGGTTTTGATGTGGTTTTTGAAGCGAGCGTTCTGGAATATACAAGCTTCGAAAAAGGCACCCTGACTGCTCAGGCCACCTATCTGGATGCCCCCCTGGCAGGCACCGGCAGGATACGGGTAGGTGGATTATTTACCGGCCAGGCCATTCCGAAAGGAGCGAGCGGCCCGGTAATCTGGTTGAAATTCCGGGTAAAAGGCGGCCAGCAAAACGAGTGTTACCCGGTCAGACTGGATACCGTAAAAGACGGTTTTGCTCAATTTTCCAGAACCGATGGATGTTTCTGCATTGCCAAAAAATGCACCGGCGACCTTACCGGAGATGGAGAGATTACCCCGGCGGATGCTCTACTGGCTTTTCGATGCTACCTTGGAACTGCTGGATCCGGTTCCTGTTCTGAATGCACCGACGTGAATGAAGATGGCGACACTACTCCAGCCGATGCTCTCTGTTTATTCCAGAAATACCTGGGAAAACCCACACCTACCTGCCCTGGCCTTAATTGATGGTAATAACTCACTCCACCCTCTTCCCCTTTTGGGGAAGAGGGTGGAGTGAAAAGAGGGAATATTTTTGACTTCTTGCCGAAATATAGGATATACTATAATAGTAGCCAGCAAGGAGAAGAACGCCATGCCAGAAGAAAAACCGGAACACGAATACTTCGATAAATACCTCGACGCCCGGTTCACTCATATTGATGCTACCATCCAAGCAGTTAATACTACTATGAGTGACCTGAAAACTCAATTCCTTACCCTTGAGAACAAATTCGATGATTTCAAGAAGGAAATTAAAGAAGAGAACCGGGCCACCCGCTGGTGGGTAGTAGGTACCGGCATGAGCGTAATTTTTGGCATCGCCGCCATATTCTTCTATTTCGCCCAAGTGCAGACATCCTGGATGCAGCAGGTTATGTCCTTCGCCATACAGGCAATAAAATAGGCTCAAAGGGCAAGCTCGGATCACTGTCTGAGTTTATTATCACCTCGACTCGCTCCACGCCTGGCGTACAAGAGGTATGTCCCTCCCTTTTCTCATATTCATGGTACTTGACTTTATAAGACGTTACCACTATCCTGTTTGTATAATCTTAATAAAGGCTTGGATATGCCAATAGTTAACAGCGAAAACAGCCTTAAGGATATTAATCTTCGTGAAGAAGAAGAAAGCATATTGCGAGAATTAAAGAAAGAACTTCATGGATTAGCAGGTAATTCTTTGGAAGGATTATTTCTTTATGGATCAAAAGCACGAGGGGATTTTAGTGACCAGTCTGATATTGATATAATGATTATTGTCCGAGGTCTGACAAGAGAATTAAAAGATAAAATACTTACCAGGATTGCTGACCTTGAATTTGAGTATCTTACCCCTCTATCAGCCATTGTGATCTTAAAAGAGGACTTTGACAACCTTAAAAAAAAGGAAAGAAGATTAGCGCTTGATATTGAAAAAGAGGGGATTGCCCTCTGAGGGTTTCTCAATATGACGGAAGAAAATCAAAAGATAAATATTCGAGAAGAGGTTGAAAGAGCGGATCAGACAATAAAGGCTGCCCGCCTTTTATATGAAAACGGTTTTTTTAATGATGCAATTTCGAGGTTATATTATTTTCTCCTCTATTACATAAGGGCATTACTTTTAACAAAGGGATTAGAGCCCAAAAGTCACGAAGGAGCATTGAGGCTTTTTAGTCTTCATTTTGTAAGAACAGGCTTTTTCAAGACCGAGTCTTCTCATATATTTTCAAAGATGATGAAATATCGAGAGGAAGCGGATTACAACCCTTCTTATCTATTCACAAAGGAAGACTTCATTACCTTTTCAAAAGAATCTGAAGAATTAACTGCCAGGATCAGAGATTACCTGAAAAAAGAAGGATACCTTTGATTACCCAGGCTTTGCAAGGGATGGAACATGGATCACTGCCTGAATCTCCTCCCCACTTGATTGGCCAGAAGATCAAACTCCCGCATGACCGTATCCATGCCGATGGATCTCATCATGTCAGCGGGTCCCTCCCGCATGCCCAGCACTTCCCTCATCCCTGCATTCAGCTCTTTCTCGGAAGAGACGTTCCGCGATACACTGTGCAAAAAGCCATTGAACAGCGCATAAAGAAGCCTTTTCTGGATCATTGATTCAGAAGCGTCCTGTTCTGAGGCCTGGAACGAATGTTTTTGATACGGGTTCAGGTAAAATTCGCGGGAATCATCTTCCATTTTCTCTCCATGATAGACAAAGAGTCCTCTTCCGCAGTCTCTTCCCATCCGCTCCTGCAGGATGAGTTTATAGAGCAGATCGGGTATGGGCATGCCACTTTTACGCACCTTGACCGTTATCTCGGCGGTTTCAATGATCAGCTTGCTTCCAATGATATCCGTCGATTCGCAGGGTCCGACCCGGAAGAAATTCAGGGCTGCCTTATCAATTTGCGAAGGAGCAGCCAGCCCCTGTTCGAGCATGTAGTATCCTTCGAAAAAATGGTAGGATAAAATATCATTGATGCCGGAAGCGGGAGCATCATTAATAATGATCGGCATCTTGCCAAGCTCACGAGCGAATGATGTAAGGAAATTTACTGTCTCGCCGGATACCCCGTCCCATTTAATGACCTCGATGAGATTTACCAGCGGAATAGGGTAAAAAAAATGGAACCCGCAAAAGCGCTCGCCATGATCAAGCTCTCTGGCCAGTTGGTTGATGGACAGAGAAGATGTGTTGGTAAGCAGCAGGGCCGATGGAGAAAGGATTGACTCCAGCCGTTTGAGCATACTCACTTTCTCATGAAAATCTTCAGCGATGGATTCAACGACCAGATCGCATCCTCTCAGGCTCTCGAGACGATCGGTAAAGGTGAGTGTGGATAATTTTTCCTGAAACTGGTCCTGATCGATTATTTCATTCTTCAAAGCTCTCCTGAGCTTTCGCTCGATCTGGATTTTAGATTCCCGGACAATCTCGCTCTTTCGCATCCAGACAATGATTTCATGGTCAAGCGAAGAGAAGAGATTGAAAATGCCCTTTCCCATTTTGCCGTAGCCTACAAGCCCTATTTTCATTTACGGTTTTCCCTCGTGAAAAGTATAAACTTTGAAGTTTTGATTGATATACCTGGACATCTTGGCCAGGGACTCTCCCGGCCCTGCCTCATAACCTTCTCCAATGTCATAGTGATTGACCAGCTCATTTATCAGGCTTCCCCACCGTACCGGAGAATAGAGATTTCTGACTATCTCATGGGTAATGGCATTCCTGCCGATCAGGCTCATGTCAAGAGGAGACAGTATCCTGCAGTGCGGCTCGAAGATCTCGCAGCTATCGAGGAAGGTGGAGAGCTTGCCGATGTTTCCCTGTAAAAAGGAGGTATGATACCCGAATTTCGTGTTAATCTGGATGGTCTTTAAGGCACCGAGCTTTCCCGCCAGGTCCAGACCCTTTCCTATGGCCTGATGCTCACCAACGATAACAAAGCTTCGCTCACCGTTCAGACAGGCAATTTCAAGAAAATGGTCGATCTTGTTGAAAATAAGGTCGATTATCTCCTGCTGGGTAAGCCCGATAACCACTCCCATCCCAAACTTCCGTTTCCTTGACGTATAAACCTGTTTTACCACCTTGAAAGCCTCTCTGAGGATCAGGAGCCCTGTTTCAAAGCTGTACGCTCCGGCAGCATAGAGAGCGCTGTAAATACCCAGGCTGTAGCCTGAGACCATTGCCGGGACGATATGCCGGTTTTGATAAAGGTCACAAATCGAGCAGCAGATTGTGTAGATAACCATCTGATTATGCAATTCACTGCCGGCTCCGGCACCAGCCTCGGCAAGGTTAAGCCGGTACCCCAGTTTATATACTTTAGCAAGGTTCTCTCTGAAGGTATCCTCCCGGCCTATTTTCTGCAGGGTTTCCCGGTAATCAATATCATTTCCCGGAAAGAGAAAAGCTGCCTTGGTATCTGGTTCCATACTATTCCCCTTTA is a window of bacterium DNA encoding:
- the hslU gene encoding ATP-dependent protease ATPase subunit HslU, with product MDIELSVDALTPRKIVSELGKYIVGQESAKKAVAIALRNRWRRQQLAPDLRDEIAPKNIIMIGPTGVGKTEIARRLSRLANAPFLKVEASKYTEVGYVGRDVESMIRDLTHLAVNMVKSEARDKVKDKAEALVEERLLDILLPPSQQPQPQGFGAESQFPPESGEELPASGPGFSVPGAPFSMTGTREKIREKLRAGKFEEKVIELESKERNMPMIEVFSNVGLEEMDINFKEMFSGIFPSKVKKRKMKLKDARKLILQDETQRLIDMDEVIAEAINQVEQSGIIFLDEIDKIAGQKSTSGPDVSREGVQRDLLPIVEGTTVTTKYGMVKTDHILFIAAGAFHVSKPSDLIPELQGRFPIRVELAPLGKEDFIRILTEPENALIKQYKALLQTEGIDLVFEESAIQAIASLATQVNDKGENIGARRLHTIMDKVLEDISFHAPEMEEQKIVIDAKYVNDKLVDIIKDEDLSRYIL
- the hslV gene encoding ATP-dependent protease subunit HslV; translated protein: MTEQRHEPIIRSTTILCVRRNEKVVMAGDGQVTFGQTIMKANAKKVRKMYKDSIVAGFAGTSADAFALLGKLEAKLEEYRGNLSKASVELAKEWRMDKVLRRLEAMLSVASKEHFFIISGSGDVIEPSEGIMAIGSGGAYALAAARALLLHTDMEARQIVEEAMKITSSICIYTNSFLTIEEI
- the xerA gene encoding site-specific tyrosine recombinase/integron integrase, encoding MKEFLNYLQVELNYSNHTLRAYRNDLLQFFHALGIQDGEDTNNLYQELQKVDLSQVREYLNQLFNRKLARTTIVRKISAIKSFYKYLIREGMPVESRVVLLSSPKVGVKIPSFLTIDEIFRLLDSLTPGFWELRDKTIFEVLYACGLRVSELTALNEEHIDFASRMIRVLGKGKKERVVPLGTRAASSLREYIPCKREFQQKMGQKNLTPLFINKYGTRLSSRSVARICKKYFRENGISDTASPHSFRHTFATHLLDAGVDLRSIQEMLGHASLATTQKYTHLSLDHLMQVYDKSHPKA
- a CDS encoding PQQ-binding-like beta-propeller repeat protein, with protein sequence MRDLSMKKLFSILLAAFCILVSAAGLASGAGLAGSAWPCRGHDARHTGCSSYRGSQSGSVKWSYEVGKWIDSSPSLGADGTVYAGSNDGRIYALDPNGKLKWGFQTVSSVSSSPAAADDGTVYAGSNDGKIYALDPNGSQKWVYRTGGGVHSSPAVGTDGTIYAGSLDYKLYALKPDGTLKWSYPTEGGIHSSPAVGPDGTIYVGSYDYRLYAVNPDGTLKWRFPTSFYVCSSPAVGADGTIYVGGGWWGDGKADGKIYAIRPDGTSKWSYPTGADVYSSPAIGPDGTIYVGSNDGQVYALRPDGTLKWACKTGGPVHSSPAVGADGTVYVGSDDDKVYALNPEDGSVKWSHQTGGDIYSSPAIGAEGVVYIGSRDGRLYAFGDTVCMSSAQCASGEYCRKEEGMCNQLGICAPRPQECITLSDPVCGCDGHPYSSSCEAAQQGVSVNYRGACSSGAPFDATQSPWPVKGYDIRRSGQSPYLGAQTNNLKWSSQAVYSIDSSPAIGADGTIYAGSYDGKVYAFDPNNGSQKWGLQTGGRIISSPAIAADGTIYVGTEHGRVYAVNPNGSQKWVYSLLPPYISQPGPAIYSSPVIGADGTVYVGTGDGKVLALNPDSSLKWSFKAGDKVDSSPAIGADDTIYVGSYDRRLYALKPEDGTPKWSFLAGDRISSSPAVGTDGTIYIGSLDGRFYAVSPQNGSQKWVVQTGGGIYSSPAIASDGTIYFGSSDSKVYALRPNGSLKWSHAVGGAVDSSPALGSDGTVYIGCRDGNIFALNPQDGSQKWSYQTGDTVFSSPAIDADGTVYIGSRDGRLYAFGNPSCTDNTQCSFGEYCQVKSGTCQGKGTCTRLPSACPEYYAPVCGCDGVTYSNSCEAAARGVSVASEGECSASSSGGLAKSAWPAKGYDTRRTGQSPYSAAQTNTLKWSRPTGYQVDSSPAIGIDGTIYVGSSDGKIYALDPNGSQKWGYQTGGRVISSPAIAADGTVYVGSENGRLYAMNPNGTQKWVYTVPPTSAYQPNPPIYSSPAIGADGTVYIGCTDGRMLAVNPDGKQKWTYKAADRIDSPPAIGSDGTVYAGSHDCKLYAFRPEDGGLKWSSPTGDRITSSPAIGSDGTIYIGNYDARVYAFNPDGTLKWTSRTGSWIYSSPAISADGTIYIGSTDGALYALSPQNGAIKWIYQTEGPIASTAAIGADGTIYFGSHDDTVYALKPDGSLKWKYKTGDDIYSSPAIGSDGTVYIGSRDTRIYAFSGTRGCINNSHCSAGEFCLKEAGQCDQSGVCTARPQNCIMLYDPVCGCDGQTYGNSCVAQSQGISIDYRGACAVTQTEECDGLDNDKDGRIDEDLTRPCSTACGTGTEICQAGQWIGCTAPQLQTFYADADGDGYGNASRSVQNCAAANGYVLDRTDCDDNDRTVHPNAQEISCNGRDDDCLGGDNCGYQQCTEQNSGMLDIEGTRGTMGQDVRIPVRIQSAPSEVYSFGFDVVFEASVLEYTSFEKGTLTAQATYLDAPLAGTGRIRVGGLFTGQAIPKGASGPVIWLKFRVKGGQQNECYPVRLDTVKDGFAQFSRTDGCFCIAKKCTGDLTGDGEITPADALLAFRCYLGTAGSGSCSECTDVNEDGDTTPADALCLFQKYLGKPTPTCPGLN
- a CDS encoding nucleotidyltransferase domain-containing protein, producing MPIVNSENSLKDINLREEEESILRELKKELHGLAGNSLEGLFLYGSKARGDFSDQSDIDIMIIVRGLTRELKDKILTRIADLEFEYLTPLSAIVILKEDFDNLKKKERRLALDIEKEGIAL
- a CDS encoding HEPN domain-containing protein; its protein translation is MTEENQKINIREEVERADQTIKAARLLYENGFFNDAISRLYYFLLYYIRALLLTKGLEPKSHEGALRLFSLHFVRTGFFKTESSHIFSKMMKYREEADYNPSYLFTKEDFITFSKESEELTARIRDYLKKEGYL
- a CDS encoding 3-hydroxyacyl-CoA dehydrogenase NAD-binding domain-containing protein translates to MKIGLVGYGKMGKGIFNLFSSLDHEIIVWMRKSEIVRESKIQIERKLRRALKNEIIDQDQFQEKLSTLTFTDRLESLRGCDLVVESIAEDFHEKVSMLKRLESILSPSALLLTNTSSLSINQLARELDHGERFCGFHFFYPIPLVNLIEVIKWDGVSGETVNFLTSFARELGKMPIIINDAPASGINDILSYHFFEGYYMLEQGLAAPSQIDKAALNFFRVGPCESTDIIGSKLIIETAEITVKVRKSGMPIPDLLYKLILQERMGRDCGRGLFVYHGEKMEDDSREFYLNPYQKHSFQASEQDASESMIQKRLLYALFNGFLHSVSRNVSSEKELNAGMREVLGMREGPADMMRSIGMDTVMREFDLLANQVGRRFRQ